The following proteins are co-located in the Leptolyngbya sp. SIO1E4 genome:
- the rplF gene encoding 50S ribosomal protein L6 has protein sequence MSRIGKRPIPVPGKVTVTIDGQAITVKGPKGELSRVLPTGVVVNQEGDIILVEREDESRKARERHGLCRTLIANMIEGVASGFQKRLEIQGVGYRAQVQGRTLNMSLGYSHPVVFEPPEGIQFAVESNTNVIVSGIDKEVVGNVAAKIRAARPPEPYKGKGVRYAGERIRRKAGKAGKK, from the coding sequence ACCATTGATGGTCAGGCAATCACAGTAAAGGGGCCAAAAGGAGAACTTTCTCGTGTCCTCCCTACCGGAGTTGTGGTGAATCAGGAGGGAGACATTATTCTTGTAGAACGCGAGGATGAGTCTCGAAAAGCCCGAGAACGCCATGGGTTATGCCGAACCTTGATTGCCAATATGATTGAAGGGGTGGCCAGCGGATTTCAAAAGCGCTTGGAAATTCAAGGAGTAGGTTACCGGGCTCAAGTTCAAGGTCGGACCCTGAATATGAGTCTAGGGTACAGCCATCCCGTTGTTTTTGAACCGCCCGAGGGAATTCAGTTCGCGGTTGAAAGCAATACAAATGTGATTGTGAGTGGCATCGACAAGGAAGTTGTCGGCAACGTTGCTGCCAAGATTCGAGCAGCACGCCCTCCGGAGCCCTACAAAGGCAAGGGAGTGCGATATGCAGGCGAGCGAATTCGACGTAAGGCTGGTAAAGCAGGGAAGAAGTAA